A DNA window from Anastrepha obliqua isolate idAnaObli1 chromosome 5, idAnaObli1_1.0, whole genome shotgun sequence contains the following coding sequences:
- the LOC129247786 gene encoding mitotic checkpoint serine/threonine-protein kinase BUB1, translated as MMNSCLPVLLPTDLMHGFLRDKQAWENAISMYQGPDPLDHWYNYICWYENHLRGDLENKFRETLERCLALFEHSEFYKQDLRMVRLWLKYIEMQTHPLHFYQVLYQRGVGRQVAAFYIGWAGYYQSINAIKEAESVYNLAFQEKAQSCEELHHAHNKFLYMQTAAAQMALHHQQQQHQPHLTGHQLTQHHQSQQMHYQQAGQCQSQNLSQHSQPPMQQQPQAEPQQSPQMHSQLHSPQLENYHRQQTSTAAASNSYYQPHAQNHIQVQQEQLYQQQVYQNDAANYRNETDPPAIANQFNGSTITVYHSNLENASETAEDRPAKGYECIEYEKATRSSTQMEEAEVKAAALNKKAMAPALTPVGACKLPRKFAAYCHNNYETWKPALFLEEPEDPNRRCHYAKQLVYPGTGVEYSPEELRAKMYITRPPVVNNIKQVAAQINTEEKAKAEGDHIPQELQEIGAVQKQQQHQDRDASVSNVERQHTLSHKHRVCTNEHIGVNGVEPIGHNFHNTIIYTQPRIQQHNHLERHIQSHHQNENPQQMLHEGQKEMNEIGNTLDDLEDQIEASTIRLGENKTIKIKFKKEPQQHGHTLKGNNYVIEGIYQQEVSAVTPSTPEYGRVKNGHSFHPYSIDNTSTPKSSSKRYKAKLKRINKIPIGTGSSSNSSSAENGGTTNGNSNAIAIEHIKSIKNGDEVLQNATFNDNANYSFSSAVALENSHCSLTSAVGRLNFRDSTSAYNTSTVADISTYQENSYFATQHDTEAKELRLRKAHEIIEHHLDKEAIDPFSSELCRAFLTKLDFPGSDDSCTNYKIVQTPLPKIANTRTLNLPDGVQFNIDKEVGRGSYGSVYKATDSNSGNVVALKFQKPPNTWEIYICDQVLKRIKTTNILPGLMDISVAVIAPNASIIATEFSPFGSLLDINNKIRQATTKVMHESLVMHFSAQICNIINHLHMNKIIHADIKPDNFLLMRIPSTDYHYPSLRLIDFGCAIDMTLFPEPDKTKFRKVIQTDGFTCIEMQEGRPWSYETDLFCIAGTVHVMLLGEYMQLQKRSSVWDIKQKLPRYLKKHVWAKFFNDMLNIKSTKLPDLNEMRHTFDQEAARMDSELQSQIRTLSNILHRR; from the exons ATGATGAATTCTTGTTTGCCAGTGCTTTTACCCACGGATTTAATGCACGGCTTCCTAAGAGACAAACAAGCCTGGGAGAATGCTATCTCCATGTACCAAGGACCTGATCCCTTGGATCATTGGTACAATTATATTTGCTGGTATGAAAATCATTTGAGAGGAGATCTAGAGAATAAATTCCGCGAAACACTCGAGCGTTGTCTGGCGCTTTTTGAGCACAGTGAATTCTATAAGCAAGATTTGCGAATGGTACGCCTAtggttaaaatatattgaaatgcAAACACATCCGCTCCATTTCTATCAAGTTTTATATCAACGGGGCGTTGGTAGACAAGTAGCGGCATTCTATATAGGTTGGGCAGGTTACTATCAGTCCATTaacgcaattaaagaagcagaaTCGGTGTATAACCTGGCATTTCAGGAAAAGGCACAGTCTTGTGAAGAACTTCACCATGCGCATAATAAGTTCTTATACATGCAGACTGCTGCTGCACAAATGGCGCTacatcatcaacaacaacagcatcagCCGCATTTAACTGGGCACCAGTTAACACAACATCACCAATCCCAACAAATGCATTATCAGCAGGCAGGACAATGTCAATCACAAAATCTTTCGCAACATTCACAGCCGCCAATGCAACAACAGCCTCAAGCGGAACCACAACAATCTCCACAAATGCATTCGCAGTTACATTCACCGCAACTGGAAAACTACCATAGGCAACAAACATCTACTGCGGCAGCCTCCAATTCCTATTATCAGCCCCATGCGCAAAACCACATACAAGTACAGCAGGAACAATTGTATCAACAGCAAGTTTATCAAAATGATGCAGCAAATTACCGAAATGAAACTGATCCACCGGCTATTGCAAACCAG TTTAATGGATCCACGATCACCGTGTATCATAGTAATTTAGAAAATGCATCTGAAACGGCAGAAGATCGGCCTGCTAAAGGATATGAATGCATAGAGTATGAAAAAGCGACACGTTCTTCAACTCAAATGGAAGAAGCAGAGGTAAAAGCTGcagctttaaataaaaaggcGATGGCTCCAGCTCTCACACCCGTAGGCGCTTGTAAATTGCCGCGAAAATTTGCTGCTTATTGTCATAACAATTATGAGACTTGGAAACCAGCTTTGTTTCTAGAAGAACCTGAAGATCCAAATCGTCGTTGTCACTATGCCAAGCAATTAGTGTACCCTGGAACAGGTGTGGAATATAGTCCCGAGGAATTGCGAGCTAAAATGTACATTACTCGTCCACCTgtagtaaataatataaaacaagtgGCAGCTCAGATCAATACAGAAGAGAAAGCTAAAGCTGAAGGCGATCATATACCGCAAGAGTTACAAGAAATTGGTGCtgtgcaaaagcaacaacagcatCAGGACAGGGATGCAAGTGTTTCTAATGTCGAAAGACAGCACACTCTTAGCCATAAACATCGAGTATGTACAAATGAGCACATTGGGGTGAATGGTGTTGAACCAATCGGCCACAATTTCCATAACACAATTATCTACACACAGCCGCGTATTCAACAGCATAATCATCTCGAACGTCACATTCAGAGCCATCATCAAAATGAGAATCCACAACAAATGCTTCATGAAGGTCAAAAAGAAATGAACGAAATCGGAAATACTTTGGATGACTTAGAAGATCAAATTGAAGCCTCCACGATTCGTTTGGGcgaaaataaaactattaaaattaaatttaaaaaagagccCCAGCAACATGGACATACGTTAAAAGGAAACAATTATGTGATTGAAGGAATCTATCAACAAGAG GTTTCCGCGGTGACGCCATCAACACCTGAATATGGAAGAGTTAAAAATGGTCATAGTTTTCACCCTTATAGCATAGATAATACTTCAACGCCAAAATCCAGCTCAAAGCGctataaagcaaaattaaaaagaataaacaaaattccaaTAGGAACTGGTAGTAGTAGCAACTCCTCCTCAGCTGAAAATGGTGGAACTACTAATGGAAATAGCAACGCAATCGCTATTGAACacataaaatctattaaaaatgGAGACGAAGTATTACAGAATGCTACATTTAATGATAATGCAAATTATTCGTTTTCAAGCGCAGTGGCTCTGGAGAACTCCCACTGCTCATTGACATCCGCCGTTGGCAGGCTCAATTTTCGGGATTCGACTTCAGCATATAATACAAGCACTGTTGCAGATATTTCTACTTACCAAGAAAATTCATATTTCGCGACTCAACACGATACAGAAGCAAAAGAGCTTCGCCTGCGAAAAGCTCATGAAATAATTGAGCATCACTTGGATAAGGAAGCAATTGATCCTTTTAGCAGTGAACTCTGCCGAGCATTCCTTACAAAACTAGACTTCCCAGGCTCGGATGATAGTTGTACCAACTATAAAATCGTACAAACCCCATTGCCAAAAATAGCGAATACGCGTACACTAAACTTACCCGATGGTGTGCAATTCAATATTGATAAAGAAGTAGGACGTGGTTCATATGGTTCAGTGTACAAGGCTACAGATTCTAACAGTGGTAACGTGGTGGCGTTGAAATTTCAGAAACCTCCAAACACCTGGGAAATATATATTTGCGATCAA gtCCTAAAACGAATCAAGACAACAAATATTCTGCCCGGTCTCATGGATATTTCCGTTGCAGTAATTGCTCCGAATGCTAGCATTATCGCCACAGAATTCTCGCCGTTCGGTTCTCTGCTtgacataaataataaaattcgccAAGCTACTACAAAAGTGATGCACGAGTCTTTGGTAATGCATTTCTCCGCGCAGATATGCAACATTATAAACCACCTTCACATGAATAAAATAATCCATGCAGATATAAAACCTGATAACTTCTTACTAATGCGTATACCCAGTACCGACTACCATTATCCATCACTACGTTTAATAGATTTTGGTTGCGCGATCGATATGACGCTCTTCCCTGAACCGGATAAGACGAAGTTCCGTAAAGTTATTCAAACAGATGGTTTCACATGCATAGAAATGCAGGAGGGCCGTCCATGGTCATACGAAACTGACCTTTTTTGCATTGCTGGCACAGTACATGTTATGCTATTGGGCGAATACATGCAACTGCAAAAGCGCTCCAGTGTATGGGACATTAAGCAGAAGTTACCGCGTTATCTGAAGAAGCATGTTTGGGCAAAGTTCTTTAATGACATGCTTAACATTAAAAGCACAAAATTGCCAGATTTAAATGAAATGCGTCACACCTTTGATCAGGAAGCGGCACGCATGGATTCAGAATTGCAGAGTCAAATACGAACGCTATCTAATATTTTGCATCGGCGATAA